The genomic DNA CACTAGCTTCATCATAAAGAGCGCAATGGCACTATAATAGGCCAGCTTGACCAGAACAAAGGACAGGAGAACCAACACAGGTGCCACCGTCGGCAAGGCGCTATCCACAAAGACTTGCAGACCGTAGAGCAACAAACCAAAAGCCCAAAATAGAAGGCTGGGTTGAAGCGTAATCCACAGCAAGCGCAAACCAGACGAAATCTGCTTACGCCCTTTGGTCTTCTCCCATGAATAAAGAACGGCATCTTTCACCTTTTCATGCTCAAAGAAAATCTCAGGCAAGGCGTACATCAAGCGAGAACCCAACCAGAAAAAGAAAATGAGCGACAGCAAAATAAGGATTGCCACCCAGAGATTGTTGGACAGGTAGTCCACAATGAACTGAGGGATCAGCAGCTTTTTGAAATAGTAGATATTGAGAATTTTTCTGAGAAAAGGAAGCAGGATAACCGAATACAGCAATAAAAATAGAACCTTTGATAAGGTGATTTCCTTGATGACCTCAAACAGATGTTTTTGAACCGACCTGATATAGGCTGACAACCGCTTGGCTTTTGTATCCAACAGCTGCCAAACTCCTGTAAAAATCAAAGCAATCTCCAGATAAGCCACTAGAATGTTGACCAAAAAGAGGGAAACAAACCCTCCCGTCACCAACCAATTGCTCGTAAACACTGCCAGAAAATTGGAGGCCGTCAAGTAGGTATAACCGGTTAGGCTGAGAAAATACTCTGCCAGCCAAGAATTGAGAGGAATCCAGACAAACTCCATCAGCACAAACAGGGTAAAAAAGAGCAACAGGATTTTATCCAGATTGTAGTATATTTTTTGAAATTCCGTGTTTATTTTTTTCATATTCCTAGTTTCCCATATTCAGATTTAAATTTCAAGGTGTTTCTGATTTGACTTGTTTTTTCACAAAATTCTGATATAATCGAATTATCTGAAAATTCTACCAAGGAGGAACTTATGACAAAACAAATTCATTGGGATGGAAACCTTTCTCAAGAAGGTCTTAGCATTATCAAGGGAGAAGGTGGTGTCATCGTCTGCCCAACCAAGGTCGGTTATATTATTATGACCGCTGACAAGGCTGGTTTGGAGCGTAAGTTTGATGCCAAAGAGCGCAAACGCAACAAGCCTGGTGTCGTTCTATGCGGAAGCATGGACGAATTGCGCACCCTGGCCCAGCTGACCCCTGAAATCGACGCCTTCTACCAGAAACACTGGGATGAGGACATCCTCCTTGGTTGTATCCTACCGTGGAAACCTGAGGCCTACGAAAAGCTCAAGGCTTATGGGGATGGTCGTGAGGAACTGATGACAGACGTCCGTGGCACCTCCTGCTTCGTTATCAAGTTCGGAGTCGCAGGTGAACAAATCGCCAAGGAAATGTGGGAAAAAGAGGGACGCATGGTCTATGCTTCTTCAGCCAACCCTTCTGGCAAAGGCAACCGTGGCAAGGTTGAAGGAATCGGCGAACGAATCGCCTCAAAGGTAGATTTGATTATCGAAGCAGATGACTACGTTGCTTCCATCCAGCCGGACAAGACCATCGAAACCCGTTATGAACAGGGTGTCATGGTATCCATGGTCGATGCTCAAGGAAAGCTCATTCCAGAACAGGGCAAGGACAGCCGCTCTATCAGCCCATGTCCAGTCGTTATCCGCAAGGGATTGGACATCGACAAAATTATGATGCACCTATCTGACCACTTCAATTCATGGGACTACCGTCAGGGTGAGTACTACTAGAGAAAGAAACGGCTATGACTCGATCTCTAACGCTTCAAGCATTTACAGTTGACCAGCTCAAAACCATTTGGCAAATCGGCCACAGCCAACCAGCTCCTCGCTGGAAGGAATTCGCCGCCCCCTATTTTGATGATTACCAAGCCTTCAATCGTTTTGAAGACTTTCAGCAAGCCCCGCTTTACCAGTGGTTGCAACAAGATTCTGTACGGGCCATCCTCCTGGATGAGAACCCTATCGGCTTTGTTTCTTACTACTGGGAATGCCAAGCAACCCGCTGGCTGGAAATTGGGATTGAAATCTACGATGACAGCATCTGGGGAAACGGCTATGGAACTCAGGCCCTCAGACTCTGGATTGATCATATTTTCAATCAATTCCCAGAATTGGAACATATCGGTCTAACTACTTGGTCAGGCAATCCTGGAATGATGCGAACAGCTGAAAAATTAGGGATGACAAAAGAAGCCCATATCCGCAAAGTTCGCTATTGGAAAGGGCAGTACTACGACTCGATTAAATATGGTATTCTCAGAGAAGAATGGGAAAATCAAGCATAGTAAAAGGCAGGGGATTCCTGCCTTTTCGTATTCTATCAATACTGATATTGCTCGATTTGCTGGGCATTCTTGATTAGACTGGCATAGAGCTTGGAGCTTTTCAGTAGGTCTTGATGCTGACCGACAGCTTCTACCCGCCCATCGTCTAGGACGACAATCTGATCTACCTTTTCAATGGATTTTAATCGGTGAGAAATGACTAAAACGGTTCGATCTTTGATCAACTGGTTCAGGCTGTCTTGAATTTTTTTCTCATTTTCCACATCGAGTGAGGCGGAAATTTCGTCCAGGATAATAATAGGGGCGTTTTTGAGAAAGGCCCGTGCGATAGACAGGCGTTGGCGTTCTCCGCCAGACAGACTGGCTCCATTCTCTCCAATCAAGGTATCATAGCCTTCTGGCAATCTGGTGATAAATTCATGGCAATTTGCCAGTCGTGCCGCTTCCTTGACCTCCTCATCTGTCGCGTCTTGCCGTCCGATACGAATGTTATCTAGAACCGAAGCGTTAAACAGGATCACATCCTGAAAAACGATGGACAGCTTGGAAAAGAGAGAGCCCGTTGCAAGCTGCTTTATATCTCTGCCGCCAATCAAAATTCGGCCTCCATCATAATCGTAGAGCCGAGAAACCAAGCGCAGGATACTGGTCTTGCCGCAGCCAGATCGACCAACAATAGCGGTCACCTGATTTTGCCGAGCTGTGAAGGTGACACCTTTTAAGACAGGGGTGTGGCTCTCATAAGCAAAGGTCACATCCTGCAGGCAGATGTCATAGGGTTCACTGACCACCTCTTTTCCTTCCTGCACGGGCATTTTCCGGATTTCTTTGATCCTCTTAACACGGGCATCTAAGTAAAACAACTCCGCCATATAACCATTGATGCCGTCTGCCGCCTCCTTTAACTTCATAGCAACTAAGAGATAGCCTAGAACATAGAGAATGGAAACTTCCCCCGACATATAGAGCTGTATGCCGAAGAAAATTGCCGCAGCTAGGGAAAGATAGGATACAATCCCTGAAAAGGTCGTTGTCAGCCCAACCAGCAATTCCACTGACAAATGTATCCGCTCACTCTCGTCCATTTTTTGGTATAATTCTGCTCGGACCTTCTCCGTCAAACCGTAGCTTTTGATTTCCTGTTGTAATTCAATCGCTTCTTGAAAACTCTCCGAGTTTTCCCTAAGACGGTGAAAGTATTTCTTATTCCCTCTAAGTTGAAGATTTTTTGATAAAAGAAGCAGGCAGAAGTTGGCAACAATCGGCAAAACAACAGCCAGACCCAATAGCAGATTGCCTGTCAGTAGCAAGACAGACACAAGGGGAAAGAAGACAGCAAAAGCAAGAACCTTGGCTACGGAATGACTGATGGCGTGTTCAATGGCTTCGACATCACTCATGATGGTCTGTGAGACATCAGACAAATCATTTTTTGAAAAATAGGACAAGGGGAGCTTGCTGAGCTTATGGGCAATGTCAATCCGCAGGTTGGCACTTTCCTTGTAGGTTGTATTGTAGAGCAAATCGTACTCCGCATTTAAAATCAAGTAGAGAAGCAGCAAAATAAATGCAGACAACCCCAGATAAAACCAGGAACTTTTTTCATGTCCCAAAAGAAAATGGTCTACCAAGAGCATTAATAAGAAAGTCGGAAGCATATTGGACACATAGACAAAGAAGCTGGCGATGCTGGCCTTGAACAAATCGTTTGCTCCCCTATCTGTCAGGGCAAATGTTTCTTTAAGCATATCAATCATTGCTTACCCTCCATTCATTGGCTTTTCGATAGAGTTCTTGCAGATAGCGGTAATGGGTCGACTGACTCATCAATTCAGCATCTGTTCCACGTTCAATCAGCCGGCCGTCCTCCAGCACCAAGACCTCGTCGGCCTGTCGTATACTCGTCAGCCGATGGGCAATCATAATGACTGTTTTCCCCTTCATCAGATGTGAAAAGGCTTTTTGCAGTTCGTGTTCATTTTCTGGGTCAACTGCAGCACTGGCCTCATCCAAAATAATGATGTCTGCATCTTTCAAGATAGCACGGGCAACAGCCAGCCGCTGCTTTTCTCCTCCAGACAGGTAGACTCCCTTGCTGCCGATGATTGTTTCTTCTCTTTCTGGAAATTTGTCCAAGATACTGTCACAGCCAGCTAAGTGCAGGGCACGCATGACCTCTTCTCTCTTAGCAGTGACATTGCCGATTTGAACATTGTCATAGATGCTGCTTTTAAAGAGTTTGGCATCCTGAAAAACAAAGGCAATATGCCTGCTCAAAGCCTCTTCGCTATAAGCTTCTAAAGGGTAGCCGCCGATCTTAATCTGGCCAGATTTCAGCTTATAGAAACCCGAAATCAGTTTTGCCAAGGTTGTTTTTCCGCTGCCAGATGACCCAACTAAGGCATAGAGTTTGTTGCCTTCTAAGTCAGCAGTCAGCTCCTTAATCACCAAGTCATCCGAATAGGCAAAACAAACCTTATCAAAGGAAATACCAAAGTGATCAAACTGTTCGCGGCTTCCAAACTGTAATTTTTCTTCCTGCATCTCTGCAAAAAGACCCTCAAGTCTATCCACAGCGCTGACACCCAAGTAGGAATACATTGATACATACATGACCCTCATGCAGCTGGTAAAGAGTACCCCGCTTAAAAATAAGGTCATAATCAACTCCACCACAAAGAACCTTGGATTGCCAAGTAAACTATCTGCCAAAAGTATGACAGGAGCGAAAAAAGCCACCATGCCGTAAAAAAGCCACTGGAAACCTACAAAAGCCCTTTTACAGGACATGGAATAATTCAAGGCATAGTTGGCATAGTTGGTGATGGCTTGATGAAAGGCCTTAAAGGAGGCGACATCAGCCCCGAAGACCTTGACGACCTGCATCCCACGAACATATTCAACCGACTCGCTGCTCAGCCGCTCCAGAGAATCCTGATAAATTCTCATAAAATCCTTTTGCCCTGTCATCAAGTACAATAACCCCATAGCCAGCAAGGTAAAAATCAGAATTACCAGACCAACCCTCATACTGACAGCAAAGGCTAGGACAATTGTTGCAATCGGAAAAAGAACAGCTGCTGCAATATCAGGTATCAGATGGGCTACGATCATATGAGTTTGGCTTGCATTATCGTCTATCAGCTTGCGAACCCTGCCAGAAGACTGTTTGTCAAAAAAACGGAAACTGGCCGCTGTCAATCCATCGATACCAAACTTGCGGAGATTGGTTTCCAAACGAAAGCCCAATACATGAGCCAAGCTAACCGATATAAAATACATTATTCCGCCCGCCAGCAAGAAAGCAACAATGCGGGTAGCATAGGATTGTGCCCGCAATAAAGCCTCCTTGACAATCAGCAGGTTCAAAAATTCCCCCAAGCAGTAGTAGGCTACAATAATCAACAGGGTTGAAAGGACGGAAAAAGCTATAGCCCAGTAAGCTAGGTATTTTTGTTTAGGAACATAAGACAATAACCGTTGATAAACCTGTGCCATAAAACCTCCCCTATCACGATTAGACCTTATTTCTAAAAAGAAAATGGATTATTTCAAGAGCCGTGTACTCATTGTACTACTTTATTGTTCGTGGTACAATATAGACAAGCAAGTATGTCTTATCGCTATAATGTCTAATCGTGTTATTTTGGAGAATAAAATGAATCAATTAGAAAAAATCCTAGGCAGCAGCAACCGTAGAAAATGCAGCCGATTCTCTCCTGCAGGAGAAGCCTGCTTCATTGATAGTAAGGAGGTTAAGGGAATCTATTGGTCTTATGAAACGGCCGTCTTTCACATCACCATCCATCATTTTTTCCTTAAGGAAGATATTATCGTCTGTCCGCACACAGACGGCACTTCCAACCACATTACATCAACCTACATTTTAATGGGGAGCGGAAAATACTTAAGCACCTATCAAACCCTTTCTGCAAATACCATGTTTGTTTTAAGTTCCGACCGAAAAGATGCCCGTTTTTTATTAAGAAAAAATTATCCCTATTTCAGTATTGGCATCGATTTTAAGGAACAGATGATTGAGCAGTATTTATCCAATCAGCAAGTTTTAAAAGAGGTTCGGGTGTCCGATATTTTTTTCGATACAAGAGAGCGCGTCACCCGGCCCATGGCAAAACTGGCCAACGATATTCTCAGCTGTCAGATGGATTCCCCTTCTGCGGATCTCTTTTTTGAAGCCAAGGCCAAGGAGTGGCTGAGCATCACCTTGAATGAATTCGCATCAGCAGCCAAGTCCTCTGCCTTGCCCCAGTCGGATAAAGAAGCCATTAAGAATGTTTCTGACTATATCAACGACCATTATTCTTCAGATCTGCCTCAGGAATTACTGGAGAAGATTGCGATGATGAGCGGAACCAAGCTGAAAAACTGCTTTAAGAAGACGCACCAGATGAGTATCACCGAGTATATCCAGCGAAAACGCGTGGCTATTGCGGAAAACCTGCTGCTGACGACTCAATTGGACATCGTTGATGTTGCCAAATCGGTCGGCTACAATTCCCACAGCCGCTTCTCTGCTCTCTTTAAACGCTATCGCGGGATGTATCCAAAAGAAGTTCGGCACTTTGCTAGCAAAAAGCAGCCGATGATCTGCCCTTGCAATGAAGAAGCCAGAGAACGCTGCCAACTTTTCCAATCTAAGAAAAGACAAGATACAGACTAATGCGCAGACAAAACAAAAGACCTTTGGTTCATTCAAACCAGAGGTCTTCTATTCTTTATTAAACACCCAAGCGAATATTTGGGAAGTGTTCTGAGATAAAATTAAAGGTGTGTTGCAACTGAATATCTGTGCCGGTACCGATGTTTTTAATTATCTGGGTGGTTTTCTTCGTGCTACCTTCTCGGAGGCTCACCAATTGAGAGAATCGATTGGTTACGAAGAAGCCATGGCGTTGCGTTGTAATGTGATGGTAAATCTGAGTTGTTTCCGTCAGATTGATGGCACTAAAGTACCTGTGGTAGCAAATCAGATGATTCTTGTAGACCAAAATCTGCAAGACGTCATCTTGGAAATCTGCCAAGGCTGTCAACTGGCTGATGTCACCATTTAACTCCGGGTAGCTAGCGTAGATTTCATCATAAGCACGGTTGGTACGGTTACGACGAAGTAGAACACTCACAAAGATTGCAATTCCGAGACCAATGAGTACCACAGCAGCACCAACTGCCCAAATCCGTTGCCAGTTAGCTTCGGAATAGGAAACATAGGTGTAGTAGCTGAAGAGCTGACCCACTTCACTGGATGGTTCAATGATACCCTGCATGGTTGATGAGTAGTCTTGGATACCTGAGGTTTCCGTGTATCGTGCATCGTAGAATTTTACCACTAGTTTTGCAGGGTTTTCAAACAAAGCATCCCCTTTGGCAATCAATTCCTTGATGGTGGCATCATTCTCGCTTGCTTCCAATCCGACCAAGCCATTCTCGTGCATGACCATCCAAACCACTGTTCCGCCATTCTCAACTGTCGCAATCGGTTCTTCGTAGACCCCATAGACATTTAAGATAAGATAATCAAAAGAATTAGCCTTGCTATCTTCACCAGTGTAAAAATGCTGACCTTTTTCAAGACTAGTTGGATCTGTGGATTGCCACATGAAGAAACCTGCGAACGCTCCGATGACGATGAAGACAATGGCCAGCAGAATCCCCGCAACCAATCCTTTGTTACGTTTTTCTTTTAACATACATCTCCTCCTGATGAAAATAATTTAATAATAAAAGTATAACATATTTTTCTTTTATTATAAACTCTTTTTTACCAGCAAAAAAGACCGGTTGCTCCGGTCCTTCCTTTG from Streptococcus oriscaviae includes the following:
- a CDS encoding L-threonylcarbamoyladenylate synthase, which encodes MTKQIHWDGNLSQEGLSIIKGEGGVIVCPTKVGYIIMTADKAGLERKFDAKERKRNKPGVVLCGSMDELRTLAQLTPEIDAFYQKHWDEDILLGCILPWKPEAYEKLKAYGDGREELMTDVRGTSCFVIKFGVAGEQIAKEMWEKEGRMVYASSANPSGKGNRGKVEGIGERIASKVDLIIEADDYVASIQPDKTIETRYEQGVMVSMVDAQGKLIPEQGKDSRSISPCPVVIRKGLDIDKIMMHLSDHFNSWDYRQGEYY
- a CDS encoding GNAT family N-acetyltransferase, whose product is MTRSLTLQAFTVDQLKTIWQIGHSQPAPRWKEFAAPYFDDYQAFNRFEDFQQAPLYQWLQQDSVRAILLDENPIGFVSYYWECQATRWLEIGIEIYDDSIWGNGYGTQALRLWIDHIFNQFPELEHIGLTTWSGNPGMMRTAEKLGMTKEAHIRKVRYWKGQYYDSIKYGILREEWENQA
- a CDS encoding ABC transporter ATP-binding protein yields the protein MIDMLKETFALTDRGANDLFKASIASFFVYVSNMLPTFLLMLLVDHFLLGHEKSSWFYLGLSAFILLLLYLILNAEYDLLYNTTYKESANLRIDIAHKLSKLPLSYFSKNDLSDVSQTIMSDVEAIEHAISHSVAKVLAFAVFFPLVSVLLLTGNLLLGLAVVLPIVANFCLLLLSKNLQLRGNKKYFHRLRENSESFQEAIELQQEIKSYGLTEKVRAELYQKMDESERIHLSVELLVGLTTTFSGIVSYLSLAAAIFFGIQLYMSGEVSILYVLGYLLVAMKLKEAADGINGYMAELFYLDARVKRIKEIRKMPVQEGKEVVSEPYDICLQDVTFAYESHTPVLKGVTFTARQNQVTAIVGRSGCGKTSILRLVSRLYDYDGGRILIGGRDIKQLATGSLFSKLSIVFQDVILFNASVLDNIRIGRQDATDEEVKEAARLANCHEFITRLPEGYDTLIGENGASLSGGERQRLSIARAFLKNAPIIILDEISASLDVENEKKIQDSLNQLIKDRTVLVISHRLKSIEKVDQIVVLDDGRVEAVGQHQDLLKSSKLYASLIKNAQQIEQYQY
- a CDS encoding ABC transporter ATP-binding protein, with amino-acid sequence MAQVYQRLLSYVPKQKYLAYWAIAFSVLSTLLIIVAYYCLGEFLNLLIVKEALLRAQSYATRIVAFLLAGGIMYFISVSLAHVLGFRLETNLRKFGIDGLTAASFRFFDKQSSGRVRKLIDDNASQTHMIVAHLIPDIAAAVLFPIATIVLAFAVSMRVGLVILIFTLLAMGLLYLMTGQKDFMRIYQDSLERLSSESVEYVRGMQVVKVFGADVASFKAFHQAITNYANYALNYSMSCKRAFVGFQWLFYGMVAFFAPVILLADSLLGNPRFFVVELIMTLFLSGVLFTSCMRVMYVSMYSYLGVSAVDRLEGLFAEMQEEKLQFGSREQFDHFGISFDKVCFAYSDDLVIKELTADLEGNKLYALVGSSGSGKTTLAKLISGFYKLKSGQIKIGGYPLEAYSEEALSRHIAFVFQDAKLFKSSIYDNVQIGNVTAKREEVMRALHLAGCDSILDKFPEREETIIGSKGVYLSGGEKQRLAVARAILKDADIIILDEASAAVDPENEHELQKAFSHLMKGKTVIMIAHRLTSIRQADEVLVLEDGRLIERGTDAELMSQSTHYRYLQELYRKANEWRVSND
- a CDS encoding AraC family transcriptional regulator, translating into MNQLEKILGSSNRRKCSRFSPAGEACFIDSKEVKGIYWSYETAVFHITIHHFFLKEDIIVCPHTDGTSNHITSTYILMGSGKYLSTYQTLSANTMFVLSSDRKDARFLLRKNYPYFSIGIDFKEQMIEQYLSNQQVLKEVRVSDIFFDTRERVTRPMAKLANDILSCQMDSPSADLFFEAKAKEWLSITLNEFASAAKSSALPQSDKEAIKNVSDYINDHYSSDLPQELLEKIAMMSGTKLKNCFKKTHQMSITEYIQRKRVAIAENLLLTTQLDIVDVAKSVGYNSHSRFSALFKRYRGMYPKEVRHFASKKQPMICPCNEEARERCQLFQSKKRQDTD